TTCATGTACTCTTTCCCTCTGTTTGCCATTCTTTTCTACAGCACGAGCTTCGTGTCCCTCTGTTCTCTCCCCACTATCTCAGCAGGAGCATCTCTCCATGTTCTTTGCAGGAGCACAGTCTGCACCCTCCGTTCCTCCCTCGCTGCTCCCCTCCTGTTCTCACTCTCCGGGTGATGAGTTGTTCACGCTGTCAACATGTTAAAGCTGTTTTGGAATCAGAACTGTCTCATGTAACAGAGTGTTTGCCccactgaacagaaaaattggggaaaccagaggaaaaaggaatttaatttaaaaaaaaaataatcctatttCAGGCTGACCCCATCAAACTAATTTAGATTAAAACTGAAATGCATACGCTTGCTTCTAAGTCCCTCTCACTCTCTTTTGTCCAAAATAATTTACCACCATTGACTCACTGAGCAGAATACCTTCATTGATCCGTTCTGAAGCAGAAgtaaatttcagtaaaaaaaatgtgACACAAAAATCTAACCGGGGCCATTGACAGAGCTGCCGAGAAGAggaagaacacatttttttctggctAATGCTTACAGCAGCCATCAGCTGCCTCAGTGAATTACGTACCTATAGATTACAGAAGGACAGTTTAGCTCAGTGCAGGAGCACACTGGAGCTGATGGTCATACAGAAACCCATGCTTCCAgttgagaaataaaaacaactcCGGTTTTCTGATCGATTTCTTCTAAAGCGTCTCCTTTCCTCCAGTCTGTTCCAAGCCACCAGAAGTGCTATTTGCCACAATTGATGTAAACAAAAGCGTGTATGAAGTGGGTGAGGAAATCGAATATACCTGTAGGCCTGGGTTCGTCCCCAATAACGGCCAGCGGAAGTACACCTGCCTCCCGACGGGCAAGTGGCCCCTCAATACGCTCTTATGCCTACGTAAGTAAAACAAAGTAAATCCTACTCTTAGAATTTATGCCATGCGTTGATCTGAAAGGGGTATTTTATAGTCCACGCGAGGAATCTGATGTATTTAACTGATACGCTTCTGTTGtccagttgttcttcccttactTGTCGGAAGACAACTGGGTGTGGGGGAGAAGAGGGGCAAGTAACAGGGGAAGGGTCTTCCCACATGTCCCAGACTTTCCCTTCAGCCTCTGCTCCCAGATGATGATGGAGATTGGACTCGGATGAGGTGAACCTTAATCTGGCTCAGCCCGGCAGCGCTTATACTCCAATGACATATACTGCATTTATTGTGTCcctctttgttcatttttatcaTTTCATTGCACAGAAGTTATTTTCCTCAGATCAtcaaatgttaaaaattatttaatcataACGACTTTGAAACTACTATATTTTGATAGAAATGTAAAATAGCTAGATTTATGATATGTAGTATACAGACTAGAGAAACATGAAAGACACCAGGACCCCTTTATGATCAACTTGTTTCCATTATTCTAGCTTCATGCCTCATGAAAtaatattatccttttttttaatctttaattaatAGCAAAGAGATGTCCCACTCCTGGACGCCTGAACCATGGAAAAGTTGATTTTATCGACTCACACTATCAGAGTTCTTTAAGTTTTTCATGTGAACCAGGGTAAGCGTTTCTTTCCTGATGTTAAAGAAGTAACCCAAATCACAATATTACATTCTAGTATCCCCTGCTGCAGTATTGAAAGCCAGGGAGCTTAGAAAACTGCGCATGAACCCCCACTTTcacatcagaaactgaaaaaaaaaaaaaaaaaagtcaatctaGCGATCCTCCTCTGTTCAGTCTTGGCTATAACATCCTGGAGCTTTGCTACTCCAAAGCAATGTCTTACAGAtatgaaaaccaacaaaatatcAGAGATTTTATGCAAAGATTTATTCTGGACTGCTTTCCCttgttttttaaatcctcttATTACATCATGAGATGAAATCCTACAGCAGAGAGAAGATAATCCCCATCTAAGTTGTTATGCTGTTAGGCTCTAGAGACTGAAAATTTTGTTTCTATGCCTTTCCAAGCTCAATAAATGAAAACATGAGGTTAATCCTAATTTGGGCCCTGGAACAAATGCACTTTTACTCTAGGCTACTTGCTAGCTTTAGAAATGTGGATGCATTTAAAGTAAAATAGTTATGGTAAATGGAGGGAAATATTTGATAGTAACATACAGTTCATTTTACTTGGGTAATTAATTAATAAACAGTGCTTACCTGGGAAGGTCACAAGTGACACATAGCCTAGAGTTTACTGAAGAGTATCAACAACCTCAGCTACTTCCTTCTTCCACCAAACAGAAGCAAGATGAGgaacaaaataaatgcaactaTGACACCAAGTGTAGCAATGAGACTCGATTTAATTTTGCTCATTGTAATTTACTGGTTTCCAGCTGTGTGATATTGAAATGATAGATACATGatgaacatttctttaaaactCAGAGTAAGTGCTAATAATATAAGTACAGAGGATGGGAGAGAATCATTTAGAGTGCATATGGAAATTAAATTGGGCTATttggcattaaaataaaaagaatgcaCCTCAGTAACTTTAGTTCTTGAGAGTGCTGTTATATGCAATAGTTTGATCCTAATTGCCATAATCAGCTAGGAACTATTCCCAAGAAACCATAACGTTCACATTAGCAATCACAGATAAGTGTTCACTACTTGCAAATATCCAGAGTATTAATCAGTTGTAGAAATTGATATATAAGATAGAATATACAGTTGAAACAGCAAAACATCTTGTTGTAACAAGCCTTTTATCTGGATGCTTGAGATACTTAATACTAACAATTTTTTATACCTGAATCTAAATTTCCTTTGAGATCAGTAAGTGCTAGAACTAGAGAAAGATTTCAGAAGTGGACTCTTAAGTCCGTTTATGAGAAATGGTAATCTTCCTTGCAAAGAACAACTCGATTCTTCACCATGTTTGTTAAGCTTCCTGATAATCAggtctttttgttttcagttacaaCCTCGTCGGGACAAGAACAAGCCAATGCATGGCAGATGGAAAATGGAGTGGAACTTTTCCACAGTGTCAACGTACGTGCTTAAATTCTAAAGAACTACTCTATCCTTATTCTTATAACAGAAAGATTACCTTACGTTGTTGAGAATTCCACATACTCTTATTCAGAGGCCTCCTATAGTGCCGTGCAGAAAATGGTTAGGAAAAATCAGGAAGAACCCTGTAAATTTGGTTTTAGATGTGTGGATTCTAGTTTTAGAGAAATACAGTTTCAAGGTCTGTACAAAAGGCCAGGATCAGGGATGCTATTTACAGCTGAAGGTAAGATGCTTATCCACTCAAATTCATTCTCCCCGTGCATAAAAAGAGGATATTGTCATGCCTTTGCAACTGTTATTTTTTGATATAACCTGCCCTGCATAAACACTCTACTGAACAAGTAAAACACTgcataaaaatatagaaaaaatcaTGAATTACATACTCTAAGGCTCCCGAGACTTCTAATCcgaacattttgttttgttagcTATCCTTCCATAAAGGGCAGTGTGGGTTAATTTGGTTATAAGCATATTGCTCCTGTGATTCTAGTAATAATTTGATCTTTAAGCTTTCGTTTCTATGAATACTGTGCTTTTCTAGCGGTGACCTGTGCGCCTCCCTCGATTCCTGAATTTGGAGTCCTTTCTTACCGTCGCTCAACAACTGGAAATATTTCCAATTTCCTGGACACAATTACTTTTGAATGTGTACCTCCTCTTGCACTTATTGGGAACGAGACTGCTACCTGCACGGCCAACGGGACCTGGAGCAGCATTCCAGAGTGCAAGGGTAAATAACTTTTATCAACACCTAAAAATATTCCCTAGaattgtatatataaaaatatatgaacaatcttaataattttttttttttttttttttttttttacaattgtTATTGCAAACACAGAGTAGAATTATTCTGAAAGTCAGACATGTGAAAACAAGATTGCACACAACATGGGATTGACAGTATTTGCTTCAGGTATAAAGGTTATATAAACAAAGTCTGTTAAATGTAGTTCACGGAGGGGAATCAGAGCCCGGCCTCCAAAGTGCAGCCAACATTTTATTCTATTAAGTGCTAGGATTAATCTAAGAAGCAGACAACCTTACCCTTAGTCCTGAAAACTTCACTGGTTTCATGGGTTTTTGATATAATCACAGATTGCAATAGATGTGTATTTAAAACCAgtgatatttatttattgtgatttttttataCTATCTTTCCTCTGCCTATGTTTTCCTGGGCAAGAGGCTGAAATGAACCACCATGaaagttttatgtatttttcaaaacacataGCATGTCTTTTAGAACCGCAACGTTGATaaagctttgtttttgtttttgtttttgtacTGCAGTTGTCACTTGCCCCACTCCAACAGGAATAGAAAATGGATTCATAGAGTTTGCTGTTCGTAGAACATATCACTACAATGAAAGCGTCAGCTTCGGCTGCCAGTCCAGCTACGTGCTGGAGGGACCTAAGCATTCCCGATGTGAAAAGACTGGAAACTGGTCCACAAAGCCAACCTGTAAAGGTATACACACGCTGTCTGTTAGAAACCATGCATCGATTTGAATTTTCCTAACAGACCACTGGTCTGATTGTTAGTGAGCTATTACACCTTTGGGCAAGAGCTGGCCTCAGAAAACCACCAAAACTAATTTCAAGGCCCTAATAAACGAAGGCCACTCCCAACATTCAACACTGTGTGACACGACATATCTGGATTTACTCCAATAAGCAGCCACATAACTTTATCTTGTCTGAGTATTTCCTCTACTCTTCCTATTTAGTATAATTTTCTGGATTTTCACTGGAAACTTTTGACCCCATACTTCAGGATCTGAATTTCTCCATCGTAATACCAGCAGAAGTCCTATATATGTGTGGGACATACTATTTTTTTATTCCCAAATGTCACTTATACAGATTTCGGATGGATTCTAACCTACTCGCTTTTCAAAACAGAGTTTTAATTACCCTTATGTGTTGCTGATAACTGGGTTGTTTTACAGGACCATGTAAAATACCAGTGAAGAAAGCTGTAGTGTTATACAATGGCGAGAAGAAAAGAGTTCAGAATGACCTTAAGGAAGGCATTCAGCATGGTGAAACTATATCCTTCTTCtgcaagaacaaagaaaaatcctGTGCCTATACCGTAGCTGTTCCGTGCGTGGATGGCAACCTTACTCTCCCCGCCTGTTTCAAAGGTACGAGCTAGACTAAACATGAAACAGCTTCTGTTGGTGGAATAACAAGTACTTTAGTGGGGGGTAACGTCATAATTTATCTTCGAGACCTATTTGACTGGCTAATTCATCTGCCTTGTACTAATGTTATTGGGTATTTAGGAAGAAATGGTCTTGGAGAAGGAGAGAATGCACAGCAAGACTTTTATTTTGGATACATCAGAGCCCTGCTTTAATCCCTGTTCTGTTCTTAGAAGGTGTTATTTAGAGCTGGCCTAGCCCAAAGAAAAGGCCATGCATAAAGTATTCTGGGATTTCATGAATCCTTGGATCAACGTCTTCCACAAGGGAAAAGAGCCCGAACAGTGGTGCAGCACTGAGAACCTGATTCACTCCTATCCTGGTGAATTAATCCCACATTATGCTGACTGGTAACACACTGGTCTGACTTTGGACCAAGGGTGTTAAAAAGCACCTGACAGCTGTAGGGTGGAATTGCTACTGGAGGAACTGGTTCACAGACACACAGATTTTTAGAATAAACAGGCTAAATACTAAAGTCTGTtaggaagaagaaattatttgcatttattttatcaATATTCCTTGCACAGGATATGCCTTCTAAGTTTTATCTTCATTTGTAAGTGAGGGAAAAAACACAGCCTATGCATGATGAAAACATCTTTCCTCATATTTGATTTGGCTTCTGATGGATGTAGCTTAGCTTTCActaaaagagaattaaaataatgtatttcttttaGTGGTTTTACAACGATGCAAAGAATGATTGCTCACCTAGCAGGGTCCATGAGACATTGTTTGCAGCTATCACGTTTCAAGAATTCAACACAAGTTCTTGTTTTCAACAGAACGTGGCTTTTTTTCAAGTCTTGTGAAGAAGGACCCATCAGACATGAAACCATGTGAAGATCAAGAATGAATCAGAGAAGTAAAACAGTACTAAATTTGTGCCTTACCGAGATAAAACATTacatagaagagaaaaaaacttaGTTACCGTGAGCGTAAATTTCCAGGTGAACTCCAGACTCTCTGCAAATTAAGTCTCAGCTGTTTTCCCAACTACCATCCCTACCAGCCTCTTTCACAAGCTGTGACACATTATTTCAGCAATTAACTTTCATTGTCTTTGCTTTCTTCAAAATTCCTGCCATACTATTTCTCTTTCCATATTTCCAACATTTATGCAACTGTAAATTACTTTCCCAATAGCAGTCCCTTTACAATAAAGTAATTTTGAGCCAATAGTGCATTCTTATTTAATATTACCTAATCATCAATCAGATGCTTTAGCTCTTAACTGATTTATACAGAAAGGCCTTCATCATTAGTAATTAGCTGGCTTCTGATTCCATTACTGCTCCCCTGTGACAGGGAGTGGACCTTTAATTATAGACAGACAGAGGGTCATCAGCCTAGGATTTTCCAGAATTTACGTAAGTAGAAAGACTGATTTCCAAATGAGTTTAGAAGCCAAGTATCCAGCCATGGTTTAAATGTCAATAACATCAGATAAAACGTCCTTttatacttaaaaagaaaaaaaaaaagctaagtttTCAAGATTCTAGCTTCACCTGAAACTGGTGTTTTAAACAACTGTTAATTTTTACCACTGTTTCAACATTATGCAATGTAACTGatgccttttcttttaaagaagagaATTGTACACTATTGAGCAATAGTAATGATTTCTGGTCATTAAGCAGCTTTGAATTAAATCGCACTTTTAATTTGATTTATGATACAGGTAGATTCAGGTAGTTCAGGTAGATTACAGGTAGTTCACTGTAATTTCCAATATGGAAATTTTTGTTCTTATGTCTGTatttccattcagaaaaaaaaaaattataatttcaacATACTAGAAGGTGATAGAGAAATGTTTGTTACATACTTAAAATAAATTGTCATGGGTCGTATGTGGTTCCTGCTGAAGTATATAACAGCCTTCTCTGTGATTAAAAGCAGAAGTAAGCTGCAGAATAAGAAAGCTACTGCAGAACTTTTTTAGAAGGACCGTTTAACATTAAGAGCAAACTATTGTAAGATGTAACATCTGCCACTAAAAAACTCAGAACCTACTcttattatcttttatttttgaagGCTGCACATGAATATTTAAATAGTATGCCTGATATAATTTGTTCTTATACTTCCTATTTTTAAGGAGAGATTGAGGCAgctattattaaatatttaatactttgTACTCATCAGCAATTTAATTCTCTCATGTAGAGATAGACAAATTTAGGCTAGCAACTGAAGAGGGTATTTTGTTGGTAGAATGTGCGCTGCGTTTTGGTTCCTAACATGTTTAAGCGGGATCCTTGAATGACATTTGACTTACAGGCCGAGATATTCATAACTAGTTTTAGCACCTACACGGATCAGCTGGCAGGAACCAATCTGCTTGGCAATCTAGTCTAAATGTTGTGTGGCTACATCTCTGGGATCGGGATGTTCGGGACGGTAGCTCAGATACCAAGCACAGTTTAATATTAACTTGTCTTCCACAGCAAAACACTGTGAAGCTGGCGTAAGTAAAGTTAGCATTCGCTGTCACAGAAATGCTACTTTTTCCTGAAATGATTTGTATTTTGCACAAAAACAGTTGCCCCAGGAACATTCAGATTTTTCTAAGCGAATTTTCCCAGTTCTACTTACTCATGAAGCAAGATAACAACTGATCACATCAGCTGGCTTCCTAGCTGGATATGCAGTATTTGAATACTTGAAAGAATCACCCTTAGGAGCCAATGTTCATACGCTGAATTTATTATCTAGTCTCCTGAAgcaagaagagggagaaaaaaaatctgtgacctGATAAGTCTTTGAAGTAGTGAGGTGTTTGTGAATCACAACTTTTCAGACATGAAAGGTTTGCTTAGAAGGtctgaaaaataatgtattgCAACTAGAGGTGTTCCAAAGGTACGAGTGAGTgaaacctgcctttttttttttttttttttcaaggtgttTGAAATAATGCCTTAAGCTGTGCTCATGTTACTTGTGGCAACCTGCTAAGACAGTTACAGAGATAAGAGAACATGgtaaaatgagatgaaaaaaaaaaaaagtactgaatgTGTTTTacttaaatgaacatttttttacaaTTCAAATTGGGAATTTGTTCTGTATTCTGGTTGGGATATCTGTGTGTTCTGTGACGGTGTATCTATAGTGATTTCCTCAGGAGGGTCAGTGTACATCAGTACTCATCATGTCCAGGCTGCAGTTTTGTCATTTCTTGaatctttaggttttttttttttttctttttttggacaGAAGTTATGCAATTGTCAAATCAATGCAGGTAGGCTTCAACCTTTCTGGCCACCCTGCTCTGCATTGGTAAGCAGACCCAAAAACTGGATCTATTCCCTCAGGAAATTTTTCCTGGAGTGCAGGTTCCAATTTCATTCATTCTGTTCTGCCTCACGTTCTTTTTCACCATATACCAGcaaattcagtttttcaaagtattttgtgATGAGCACGGCAGAGACATATTCAAACCTGAAGGCAACGTGCAGATATGAACCAATGACAACAACATACAAAAAAGTTGGCCTAGAAATTCCAACCCTTTTCAGttgccaaaaagcagatttgcaAAGCTGGACAGAAATGCAAACCTCTCACCATATCACCTGGTCAATATGCTGATGTGCTGCCCTTGAAAAACCTTCTTGGAAAAAGTCACATTGTTAAGTCCATTCAGCCTTCCATATTCTACCAACTAACAAAACTCTTGTCTTGCCTCCTGTGATTTGCTCTAACCTGGACAAATGATTACAAAATTCCCATGACAAATCTGAAGTGCGGATTCACAGGTCAAAAGTTTGGCAAGTTCAGCTGTTTGAGCAAGTCAGCCACACAATAGTCTTACTGTTTTTCAAGAATCTACCActgttttaaaacagattaatagTCATATCTTCAAATCTATATtaaataacaattattttaaatttggtATTTAAAGATAAATAAGTAATCTTTTTAACTGACTCATGAGATTCCACCATGGACTAAATACCCTG
The sequence above is drawn from the Athene noctua chromosome 18, bAthNoc1.hap1.1, whole genome shotgun sequence genome and encodes:
- the APOH gene encoding beta-2-glycoprotein 1, whose product is MYLLALLMCVVALSHCALAGKVCSKPPEVLFATIDVNKSVYEVGEEIEYTCRPGFVPNNGQRKYTCLPTGKWPLNTLLCLPKRCPTPGRLNHGKVDFIDSHYQSSLSFSCEPGYNLVGTRTSQCMADGKWSGTFPQCQPVTCAPPSIPEFGVLSYRRSTTGNISNFLDTITFECVPPLALIGNETATCTANGTWSSIPECKVVTCPTPTGIENGFIEFAVRRTYHYNESVSFGCQSSYVLEGPKHSRCEKTGNWSTKPTCKGPCKIPVKKAVVLYNGEKKRVQNDLKEGIQHGETISFFCKNKEKSCAYTVAVPCVDGNLTLPACFKERGFFSSLVKKDPSDMKPCEDQE